A genomic region of Macrobrachium nipponense isolate FS-2020 chromosome 40, ASM1510439v2, whole genome shotgun sequence contains the following coding sequences:
- the LOC135211998 gene encoding programmed cell death protein 10-like isoform X2, which translates to MSTKTVSFLPQALELLSSRVERENVASSQTLRAALSKVEKAHPGFTYEMVMGLVRKADLTVNMNESILRLQGLVNESECGDYRVTRTEDAFQELNKKSANLKRILSRIPDEITDRKTFLETIKEIASAIKKLLDAVSEVSQFIPGAQGKQALEHRKRDFVKHSKKFSNTLKEYFKEGQANSVFVSATYLIHQTNLIMLTVKDKCE; encoded by the exons aTGTCCACCAAGACAGTCTCCTTCCTGCCCCAAGCTTTGGAGTTGCTCAGTTCGAGG GTGGAGCGAGAAAATGTCGCTTCCAGCCAGACCCTGCGAGCTGCACTCAGTAAGGTGGAGAAGGCTCATCCGGGCTTCACTTACGAAATGGTGATGGGCCTCGTACGCAAAGCTGACCTCACAGTTAATATGAATGAGTCCATTCTCAGGCTGCAAGGTCTTGTGAATGAGTCTGAGT GTGGGGACTACCGAGTGACACGCACCGAAGATGCCTTCCAGGAGTTGAATAAGAAATCAGCAAATCTAAAAAGAATATTATCGAGAATCCCAGATGAGATCACCGACAGAAAAACATTCCTAGAAACTATCAA AGAAATTGCAAGTGCCATAAAGAAGCTTTTAGATGCTGTATCAGAAGTCTCGCAGTTCATACCAGGGGCTCAGGGGAAGCAAGCTTTGGAACACCGCAAGCGAGACTTTGTCAAACACAGCAAGAAATTTAGTAATACATTGAAGGAGTATTTCAAGGAAGGACA GGCGAATTCTGTATTTGTAAGTGCCACCTACCTCATCCACCAGACCAATCTTATAATGCTGACAGTGAAGGACAAGTGTGAGTGA